One window of the Granulicella arctica genome contains the following:
- a CDS encoding response regulator, with protein MDSLQKLIQAIASLLWPLIVVAVLFIFRPAIIALIESAKSRKFTLKIGGQELSMEEANQQQQNLIADLQTQVSNIQRRLDRPTATSTPFSELLGALPIPPLAAPQLNAPTASSPQARPATVPKAQEAAPSEPTKISAILWVDDNPKNNSYFVEQLAKAEVKVDLAKSTAEAMTLFNSHKYDYVISDMGRTEGLLFRKTAGLDLLKDIRAISTKIPFVFFTSPEAIDSYGQQATESGATAMTSSATKLMGMLNLATAGNLG; from the coding sequence GTGGATTCGCTGCAGAAGCTCATTCAGGCCATCGCCTCCCTGCTCTGGCCACTCATCGTCGTCGCCGTGCTGTTTATCTTTCGCCCAGCGATCATTGCCCTCATCGAATCTGCCAAATCAAGAAAGTTCACGCTGAAGATTGGCGGCCAGGAGCTCTCGATGGAAGAGGCCAACCAGCAGCAGCAGAACCTGATCGCCGATCTGCAAACCCAGGTCTCCAACATCCAAAGACGCCTGGACCGTCCGACAGCCACGTCGACACCGTTCAGCGAGTTGCTCGGGGCCTTGCCGATCCCTCCTCTGGCCGCACCCCAGTTAAACGCCCCAACTGCTTCATCACCGCAAGCCCGTCCTGCAACTGTGCCGAAGGCACAAGAAGCCGCGCCCTCAGAGCCTACAAAGATCTCGGCCATCCTCTGGGTCGACGATAACCCTAAGAACAATAGCTATTTCGTCGAACAGCTCGCGAAAGCTGAGGTCAAAGTAGATCTTGCCAAGTCAACCGCCGAGGCCATGACTCTCTTTAACTCACACAAATACGACTACGTCATCTCAGATATGGGCCGCACCGAGGGCCTGCTCTTCCGAAAGACCGCTGGGCTCGATCTACTGAAAGACATTCGAGCAATTAGCACGAAAATTCCCTTCGTCTTCTTCACCAGCCCCGAAGCGATTGATAGCTACGGTCAACAAGCCACCGAATCTGGCGCAACGGCAATGACCTCCTCAGCCACAAAGCTGATGGGCATGCTCAATCTCGCCACAGCAGGAAATCTCGGCTAA
- a CDS encoding cupin domain-containing protein, whose translation MPENDQTSAVSNVPPDDLTRKLVVAEVDQLPHIGLVGDTYTVLLGGEQTAGRFCLIDMHIPPGGGPPPHRHDFEETFTLLEGELQATFRGKVSTVRAGQTIHIPANAPHMFHNASQSAVRLLCICSPAGQEDLFREIGVPVATRTTAPPKLDEAAMAAFRAKAEALAPRYRTELLRPDQV comes from the coding sequence ATGCCCGAGAACGATCAGACGTCCGCTGTATCCAATGTTCCGCCGGATGACCTTACGCGCAAGCTCGTTGTGGCTGAAGTCGATCAGTTGCCGCATATCGGCCTGGTCGGCGATACGTACACGGTTCTGCTGGGTGGGGAGCAGACTGCGGGACGCTTCTGCCTGATCGATATGCATATTCCTCCTGGTGGCGGGCCTCCTCCGCATCGCCATGATTTTGAGGAGACGTTCACGCTGCTTGAGGGCGAGTTGCAGGCGACCTTTCGCGGTAAGGTATCGACGGTGAGGGCAGGTCAGACGATCCATATTCCGGCGAATGCACCGCACATGTTTCACAATGCGTCGCAGAGTGCGGTGCGGCTGCTGTGTATCTGCTCGCCAGCGGGGCAGGAGGACTTGTTTCGGGAGATTGGCGTTCCGGTGGCTACGCGGACCACCGCACCACCGAAGCTGGACGAAGCTGCAATGGCGGCGTTCCGGGCGAAGGCAGAGGCACTGGCTCCCAGGTATCGGACGGAGTTGCTGCGGCCGGACCAGGTCTAA
- a CDS encoding CCA tRNA nucleotidyltransferase, which yields MTSFVNSPPYTAALNIARTLRNAGHQAFFAGGCVRDLLLGLTPKDFDVATSALPRQVQALFPRTFSVGAHFGVVIVCTDEDQSTEVATFRHDGAYTDGRRPDAVRFSTDPREDVLRRDFTINGMLLDPVAYDEHHDAAAATLDFVHGREDLAAKMVRAIGKPILRFTEDKLRMLRAIRFAARLGFDIDPATMAAIQQQASAITQVSNERIRDELTKMLTEGHARRAMELLDQSGLLAEVLPEAVKMHGVQQPPEYHPEGDVWVHTMLLLEQLPPNPTATLAWGALLHDIGKPATYRAPDPGKSNDRIRFNGHVEVGVRIAEAVLARLRFSNEETAQIVALVQNHMRFGDILQMKQSTLKRFLRLPKFDEHLALHWLDCSSCHGNLKLYDFAKQQYEAEPEEHTRPAWFITGRNLIAAGYRPGPQFKPMLEAAEDAQLEGSIHTSEEALELIRTQFGSPPQSSN from the coding sequence ATGACATCTTTCGTGAATAGCCCACCGTACACCGCCGCCCTGAACATTGCTCGCACCCTTCGCAACGCGGGCCACCAGGCTTTTTTCGCCGGTGGCTGTGTCCGTGACCTCCTCCTCGGCCTCACCCCAAAAGACTTCGACGTAGCCACCAGCGCTCTCCCCAGACAGGTCCAAGCCCTCTTCCCTAGAACCTTCTCCGTCGGAGCCCACTTCGGCGTCGTCATCGTCTGCACCGACGAAGACCAGAGCACCGAAGTAGCCACCTTCCGCCACGATGGCGCCTACACCGACGGTCGCCGCCCCGACGCCGTGCGCTTCTCCACCGACCCTCGCGAAGATGTCCTGCGACGCGACTTCACGATCAACGGCATGCTCCTCGACCCCGTCGCCTACGACGAACACCACGATGCCGCCGCAGCCACCCTCGACTTCGTCCACGGCCGTGAAGACCTCGCTGCAAAGATGGTGCGCGCCATCGGCAAGCCGATCCTGCGCTTCACCGAAGACAAGCTGCGCATGCTCCGCGCCATCCGCTTCGCCGCTCGCTTGGGCTTCGACATCGACCCAGCAACGATGGCCGCGATTCAGCAGCAAGCCAGCGCCATCACCCAGGTCAGCAACGAGCGCATCCGCGACGAACTCACCAAAATGCTCACCGAAGGCCACGCCCGCCGCGCCATGGAGCTCCTTGATCAATCCGGGCTACTCGCCGAAGTCCTGCCCGAGGCCGTCAAAATGCACGGCGTCCAACAGCCGCCCGAGTACCACCCCGAGGGCGACGTCTGGGTCCACACCATGCTCCTGCTTGAGCAGCTTCCCCCAAACCCCACTGCCACGCTCGCCTGGGGAGCGCTCCTCCACGACATCGGCAAGCCCGCCACCTATCGCGCCCCCGATCCCGGCAAGTCAAACGACCGCATCCGTTTCAACGGCCACGTCGAAGTAGGTGTCCGCATCGCCGAAGCGGTACTCGCCCGCCTCCGCTTCTCCAATGAGGAGACAGCCCAGATCGTCGCCCTCGTACAGAACCACATGCGCTTCGGCGACATTCTCCAGATGAAGCAGTCGACCCTCAAGCGCTTCCTCCGCCTGCCAAAGTTCGACGAACACCTCGCCCTCCACTGGCTCGACTGCAGCTCCTGCCACGGCAACCTCAAGCTCTATGACTTCGCCAAGCAGCAGTACGAAGCCGAGCCCGAAGAGCACACGCGCCCCGCATGGTTCATCACCGGACGCAACCTCATCGCCGCCGGCTACCGCCCAGGCCCACAGTTCAAGCCGATGCTCGAAGCCGCCGAAGACGCACAGCTCGAAGGCTCCATCCACACCTCCGAAGAAGCACTCGAACTCATCCGCACACAGTTCGGTTCACCGCCGCAGTCATCAAATTGA
- a CDS encoding cryptochrome/photolyase family protein translates to MATFQQLIKPAQPTAKDIKSRRWIYIPYDRYTDRTGPLTEQAPEATGIVIVESTAKGLRRPYHKKKLVVLISNMRHFALEQAAKGVKVLYHFSLTSHGQALLELQQARKLPPLTVMTPAERELRLDLAQAESQGLQLTYAEDTTWASTPKDFLDTYGPYKSGKQYVMDRFYRRMRQKTEVLMANAKPIGGQFSFDAANRNPYKNQVPIPTPPTYPPDAITQEVIDMVEATYGHHFGSIENFDLPCTQADCDAMWRFALEQLLPTFGPYEDAMRDDHLQLFHSKTSVLLNLGRILAMDLIRDVEKASNEGRIPLGSAEGFIRQLLGWREFMRHLHEQTDGYRLLRGHIPDEARQVNQEVSPDQTAEAKQAYAPPKKQADPYAGATPSALGAALPLPAVYWGVKSGLHCMDTVVEQVVQEGWSHHITRLMVLSNLANLCGFSPRELTDWFWFAYVDAYDWVVETNVLGMATYADGGLTATKPYVSGAAYINRMSNYCGHCQYDPKKSLGEGSCPFTSLYWTFLERNEAVLGNNFRMQMPYNTLHKKSPQELVQLRTRAAEAVAHLQSFKRPKY, encoded by the coding sequence ATGGCCACGTTCCAGCAACTCATCAAGCCAGCCCAACCCACCGCAAAAGATATCAAGTCCCGCCGCTGGATCTATATCCCCTACGATCGCTACACCGATCGCACCGGCCCCCTCACCGAGCAGGCACCCGAAGCCACTGGCATTGTCATCGTAGAATCCACCGCCAAAGGCCTGCGCCGCCCGTATCACAAGAAAAAGCTGGTCGTCCTCATCTCGAACATGCGCCACTTCGCCCTCGAGCAGGCCGCCAAAGGCGTGAAAGTCCTCTACCATTTCTCCCTTACCTCCCACGGCCAAGCCCTGCTCGAGCTCCAGCAAGCCCGCAAGCTTCCGCCCCTCACCGTGATGACGCCCGCCGAGCGAGAACTCCGCCTCGATCTCGCGCAAGCCGAGTCGCAGGGCCTCCAACTCACCTACGCCGAAGACACCACCTGGGCCAGTACGCCCAAAGATTTCCTCGACACCTACGGCCCCTACAAGTCCGGCAAGCAGTACGTCATGGATCGCTTCTACCGCCGCATGCGCCAGAAGACTGAAGTCCTCATGGCGAATGCCAAGCCAATCGGCGGCCAATTCTCCTTCGACGCCGCCAACCGCAATCCCTACAAGAACCAGGTCCCCATTCCCACCCCGCCCACCTACCCGCCCGACGCCATCACGCAGGAGGTCATCGACATGGTCGAGGCCACCTACGGCCATCACTTCGGCTCCATTGAGAACTTCGACCTCCCCTGCACCCAGGCTGACTGCGACGCCATGTGGCGCTTCGCCCTGGAGCAGCTCCTCCCCACCTTTGGCCCCTACGAAGACGCCATGCGCGACGACCACCTCCAGCTTTTCCACTCAAAGACGTCCGTCCTCCTCAACCTCGGCCGCATCCTCGCCATGGACCTCATCCGCGATGTAGAAAAAGCCTCGAACGAGGGAAGAATCCCATTAGGCAGCGCCGAGGGTTTCATCCGCCAACTCCTCGGCTGGCGCGAGTTCATGCGCCACCTCCACGAGCAGACCGACGGCTACCGTCTCCTCCGCGGCCACATTCCCGACGAAGCCCGCCAAGTCAATCAGGAGGTCTCCCCAGACCAGACCGCCGAGGCCAAACAAGCCTACGCTCCCCCCAAAAAACAGGCCGACCCGTACGCCGGAGCCACACCCTCTGCCCTCGGCGCCGCACTCCCCCTCCCAGCCGTCTATTGGGGCGTCAAATCCGGCCTCCACTGCATGGACACCGTCGTCGAACAGGTCGTCCAGGAGGGCTGGTCCCACCACATCACCCGCCTCATGGTTCTCTCAAACCTTGCCAACCTCTGCGGCTTCTCCCCCCGCGAGCTTACCGACTGGTTCTGGTTCGCCTACGTCGACGCCTACGACTGGGTCGTCGAGACCAACGTCCTGGGAATGGCCACGTATGCCGATGGTGGGTTGACAGCCACCAAGCCCTACGTCTCCGGAGCCGCCTACATCAATCGCATGTCGAACTACTGCGGCCACTGCCAGTACGATCCGAAGAAGTCCCTCGGCGAAGGCTCCTGCCCCTTCACCTCCCTCTACTGGACCTTTCTCGAGCGCAACGAGGCCGTCCTCGGCAACAACTTCCGCATGCAGATGCCGTACAACACCCTCCACAAGAAATCCCCACAGGAGCTCGTCCAACTCCGCACCCGCGCTGCAGAAGCCGTAGCCCACCTGCAATCCTTCAAGCGCCCTAAATATTAG